A region of Photobacterium sanguinicancri DNA encodes the following proteins:
- the lpxL gene encoding LpxL/LpxP family Kdo(2)-lipid IV(A) lauroyl/palmitoleoyl acyltransferase, which produces MSKFTPPSFTKALLHPRYWPTLFLIGVMYLISWLPYFIQFRMGQGIGRLALKFVKKRAKTIKRNLELCFPDMDDEERDAMVKKNIDNTGLALFETGMAWFWPDIRVERHVTYEGLEILEELEKQGKGVLVVAVHSMNLELGARAMGMKMSGSGVYRPNNSPCFDYFQYQGRSRSNRSLIDRKDVKGMLRELRGTARVWYAPDHDYGLRRSAFAPFFAVEKACTTTGTSLLVDASDCAVVPFAMIRDTDSGQYIAKIMEPLTEFPHGDPEAAAVYMNKAVERIILEAPEQYMWLHRRFKTRPEGEASLYD; this is translated from the coding sequence ATGAGCAAGTTTACCCCGCCAAGCTTTACAAAAGCGTTGCTGCATCCGCGTTATTGGCCGACGCTATTTTTGATCGGTGTGATGTACCTGATTAGTTGGTTACCTTATTTCATTCAGTTTCGCATGGGGCAAGGGATCGGACGTTTAGCTCTGAAATTTGTAAAGAAACGCGCTAAAACCATCAAGCGCAATCTTGAACTTTGTTTTCCTGATATGGATGACGAAGAAAGAGATGCGATGGTAAAGAAAAATATTGATAACACGGGTTTGGCTTTATTTGAAACAGGCATGGCTTGGTTTTGGCCAGATATTCGGGTTGAACGGCATGTGACTTATGAAGGGCTTGAGATTCTAGAAGAGCTAGAAAAGCAGGGCAAAGGCGTACTGGTTGTTGCTGTACATTCAATGAACCTTGAGCTCGGAGCGCGTGCTATGGGGATGAAAATGTCAGGCAGTGGTGTTTATCGTCCTAATAATAGCCCTTGTTTTGATTATTTTCAGTACCAAGGCCGTTCTCGTTCAAATCGTTCGTTAATTGATCGTAAAGATGTAAAAGGAATGCTGAGAGAGCTACGTGGTACAGCTCGTGTTTGGTATGCACCTGATCATGATTATGGTTTACGCCGTTCTGCTTTTGCTCCCTTCTTTGCGGTAGAAAAAGCATGCACAACAACGGGTACCAGTTTATTAGTGGATGCGTCTGATTGTGCTGTGGTGCCGTTTGCGATGATACGTGATACCGACTCAGGGCAGTATATTGCTAAAATTATGGAGCCATTGACGGAATTTCCACACGGTGATCCTGAAGCTGCGGCCGTTTATATGAATAAAGCGGTAGAGCGTATTATCTTGGAAGCACCTGAACAATACATGTGGCTTCACCGCCGTTTTAAAACACGCCCAGAAGGTGAAGCGTCGCTTTACGACTAA
- a CDS encoding DUF3581 domain-containing protein, whose protein sequence is MFLNSYFSEQNGEFSFSRQQASHFAKRVAGDFNPIHDEDNKRFCVPGDLLFSVVLAKAGLSQKMRFEFAGMINDGIALNIDSKSDADQSMVDNNGKEYLHITRGGDTTHSQALIEQVTKSYVQFSGMNFPHIMVPLMESKQIMINPARPLVIYESMELDFTRLDLTCPTVELTESEIDVEGKRGSVTLNFCFKENGEVVGTGRKRMVMSGLKPYCQDDIDDLVNRFNGRKDHFNAIAA, encoded by the coding sequence ATGTTTTTAAATTCGTACTTTTCAGAGCAAAATGGTGAGTTTTCTTTCTCACGCCAACAAGCAAGTCACTTCGCTAAACGTGTAGCCGGTGATTTCAACCCAATTCATGATGAAGATAATAAGCGCTTTTGTGTGCCTGGTGATCTTCTCTTCTCTGTGGTACTTGCTAAAGCAGGACTTAGCCAAAAAATGCGTTTTGAGTTTGCGGGCATGATTAATGACGGCATTGCGCTAAACATTGATTCAAAATCTGATGCTGACCAATCGATGGTTGATAACAACGGAAAAGAATACCTTCACATTACACGCGGCGGTGATACAACACACAGCCAAGCGTTGATTGAGCAAGTGACAAAAAGCTATGTTCAGTTCTCTGGTATGAACTTCCCGCACATCATGGTTCCTTTAATGGAATCAAAGCAAATAATGATTAACCCAGCACGTCCGTTAGTGATCTATGAAAGCATGGAACTCGACTTTACTCGCTTAGATCTAACCTGCCCTACCGTCGAATTGACTGAATCTGAAATTGATGTCGAAGGAAAACGTGGTAGCGTTACTTTAAACTTCTGTTTCAAAGAAAATGGTGAAGTGGTTGGTACGGGTCGTAAACGCATGGTAATGAGTGGCTTGAAGCCTTATTGCCAAGATGACATCGATGATCTTGTTAATCGCTTTAATGGCCGTAAAGATCATTTCAATGCCATTGCAGCTTAA
- a CDS encoding sensor histidine kinase: MFFDNRELLSRSSTFKLLLYFLACIGVIYTVFVHQVYLSSDAFHRKQLDRELSQETEVFAALATQGKIDATRTLIAEKQSISSPFTYHIQPVSTQTVSLSYPAALTGNQPYFELSELKSGSSLLLDDHTVLRIEINQDLLQQYRDDLAPMMISGVALPVIVMIAGAVWFAVNIIQKLQRVNFAMNRVLCGEKSVKLAVSRNDDEFDLLSIHLNFMIEQIEKKESSLKALTVGIAHDLRTPMSRMKLRIESLLDDANNPQIKKELEACHDDLELLLGMFNGMLEIANLNSGKQLVSKQPVDLAAVAQDAVDFLRPLAEEKLQQLTIRQDTPYQLDGEPNLLFRATINLIENAIKYTPEKGIITVVTDPFGVVVIDNGEGISDLDKSRVCEPMYRGDKSRTQAGYGLGLSLVDAVMKRHGGEVIFRDNTPGLRARLYFS; this comes from the coding sequence ATGTTCTTCGACAACCGTGAGCTACTGTCTCGTTCCTCAACATTCAAACTATTACTGTATTTTTTAGCGTGCATTGGTGTGATTTACACAGTATTTGTTCATCAAGTTTACTTAAGTTCAGACGCCTTTCACCGTAAACAACTTGATCGTGAACTATCACAAGAGACTGAGGTTTTTGCTGCGTTAGCGACACAGGGTAAGATTGACGCCACCCGTACGCTTATTGCTGAAAAGCAAAGTATATCTAGTCCATTCACCTACCATATTCAACCTGTTAGCACCCAAACGGTTAGTTTGAGTTACCCTGCGGCACTAACTGGGAATCAACCATATTTTGAGCTTTCTGAACTGAAATCAGGTAGTAGCTTATTGTTAGATGATCATACTGTTTTACGCATTGAAATAAACCAAGACTTGCTACAACAGTATCGTGATGATCTGGCGCCAATGATGATATCGGGCGTCGCACTGCCTGTTATTGTGATGATTGCTGGCGCAGTATGGTTCGCAGTTAATATTATTCAAAAATTACAGCGAGTAAACTTCGCCATGAACCGTGTGTTATGTGGAGAGAAAAGTGTCAAGTTGGCTGTTAGTCGAAATGATGATGAGTTTGATCTGTTATCTATCCATCTCAATTTTATGATTGAACAAATAGAGAAAAAGGAAAGCTCTCTAAAGGCGCTGACTGTTGGCATTGCCCATGATCTACGTACACCTATGTCACGAATGAAATTACGAATAGAAAGTTTGTTAGATGATGCCAATAACCCTCAGATAAAAAAAGAGTTAGAAGCTTGTCACGATGATCTTGAGCTATTACTGGGGATGTTTAATGGCATGTTAGAAATTGCTAATCTCAATAGCGGTAAGCAACTTGTCAGCAAGCAGCCTGTTGATTTAGCCGCAGTTGCACAAGACGCCGTTGATTTTCTACGACCGTTAGCCGAAGAAAAACTACAACAACTCACTATTCGCCAAGATACGCCTTATCAGCTTGATGGTGAGCCAAATTTACTGTTTCGTGCCACAATTAATTTGATTGAAAACGCCATTAAATACACGCCTGAAAAGGGAATAATAACCGTTGTTACCGACCCATTTGGAGTGGTGGTGATTGATAATGGTGAAGGTATTTCTGATTTGGATAAGTCACGCGTTTGTGAACCTATGTATAGAGGTGACAAAAGCCGAACACAAGCAGGCTATGGGCTTGGATTAAGCTTGGTTGATGCCGTAATGAAGCGACATGGCGGAGAGGTTATATTCCGAGATAATACCCCAGGTTTAAGAGCTAGACTTTACTTTAGCTAA
- a CDS encoding Gfo/Idh/MocA family protein: MKIGVIGLGDIAEKAHLPVLTQLSDIELVFCTRNAERVAQLAAKYRVSEICTDYRQLLTFGIDAVMIHSATFSHFEIAHFFLSQGLPVFVDKPLSDNYADCEALHELAEIKSLPLFMGFNRRYIPLFNKSMPNYQIGNETEQPLLSLRWEKHRHNLTGDVRTFVFDDYIHPLDSVNINAMVKAEDLHIIRQFDGDQLARLDVQWQNKQTMYHASMHRLHGCTQEIVTANYRNQTFQFDSFVTGKQWEGGVESRVQSPDWTPMLATKGFHAMHEHWASVVESGKQDSQLTARNLHSHYLCEQICQRLTR; this comes from the coding sequence ATGAAGATCGGAGTCATAGGGTTAGGTGATATTGCAGAAAAAGCACATTTACCCGTATTAACACAACTTTCTGATATTGAATTAGTATTTTGTACGCGTAATGCAGAAAGAGTTGCGCAACTAGCAGCAAAGTACCGTGTGAGTGAAATATGTACTGATTACCGCCAGCTACTCACTTTTGGCATTGATGCAGTGATGATCCACAGTGCAACGTTTTCTCACTTTGAGATAGCACATTTCTTTTTATCGCAAGGCCTACCTGTTTTTGTTGATAAGCCACTGTCAGACAATTATGCCGATTGTGAAGCTTTACATGAATTAGCAGAAATAAAATCTTTGCCTTTATTTATGGGGTTTAATCGCCGTTACATTCCACTGTTTAATAAAAGTATGCCGAATTACCAGATTGGCAACGAAACAGAGCAACCCTTATTATCGTTGCGGTGGGAAAAACATCGCCACAATCTTACCGGTGATGTTCGCACCTTTGTCTTTGATGACTACATCCACCCGCTAGACAGCGTGAATATCAACGCGATGGTAAAAGCCGAAGATTTGCATATTATACGTCAATTTGATGGTGACCAATTGGCGAGATTAGATGTGCAATGGCAGAACAAACAAACGATGTATCATGCCTCTATGCACCGCCTTCACGGTTGTACCCAAGAAATTGTTACTGCCAATTATCGTAACCAAACGTTCCAGTTTGATTCATTCGTTACGGGTAAACAGTGGGAGGGAGGCGTTGAATCTAGAGTGCAGAGTCCTGACTGGACGCCTATGCTTGCCACGAAAGGCTTTCATGCAATGCACGAACATTGGGCCTCTGTTGTAGAAAGCGGTAAACAAGATAGTCAATTGACAGCGCGTAATCTTCATTCACATTATTTATGCGAACAAATTTGCCAACGTTTAACTCGATAG
- a CDS encoding response regulator, translating into MKILIIEDDSTTREFVAKGLREQQFVVDEASDGHQGLVMATSCDYQLIILDRMLPLMDGMKVLAALRATENNTPVLILSAMDSIEDRVAGLNAGSDDYLIKPFALAELLVRVQLLIRRASSDKREVTKYEYADLKLDLRSHRVWRSGFLIPLQQKEFLLLQYLLEHAEQVVSRMHLFEAVWSYHFDPKTNVIDVHIANLHKKLEVENSESLIHTIRGAGYVLRQP; encoded by the coding sequence ATGAAAATACTGATTATTGAAGACGACTCTACAACAAGAGAGTTTGTGGCCAAAGGGTTACGTGAGCAGCAGTTTGTCGTCGATGAAGCCAGTGATGGTCATCAAGGTTTAGTGATGGCAACCAGTTGTGACTATCAACTTATTATCCTAGATCGCATGTTACCGCTAATGGATGGAATGAAAGTACTTGCTGCGTTACGCGCAACTGAAAATAATACACCAGTACTTATTTTGAGTGCGATGGATTCGATTGAAGATCGTGTCGCGGGCTTAAATGCAGGAAGTGATGACTATTTAATAAAACCGTTTGCATTGGCTGAGTTATTAGTGCGCGTGCAGTTACTTATCAGGCGGGCATCTTCTGACAAAAGGGAGGTGACTAAATATGAGTATGCTGATTTAAAACTGGATCTTAGATCGCACCGCGTATGGCGAAGCGGCTTTTTAATACCTCTGCAGCAAAAAGAATTCCTTTTATTACAATATTTACTGGAGCATGCAGAGCAAGTAGTTTCACGAATGCATCTTTTTGAGGCGGTATGGAGCTATCATTTCGATCCAAAGACCAATGTGATAGATGTTCACATTGCTAATTTGCATAAAAAATTAGAAGTTGAAAATAGTGAGAGTTTAATCCATACCATCCGAGGAGCAGGATATGTTCTTCGACAACCGTGA
- a CDS encoding phosphatase PAP2 family protein — MLRTQLQRKIPGYKVLGLFTLILLALLALFPSPSLVAPANDSTGFIFTLLSSSAGNPWFIITVAMLCLLPLAYKKDKKTCLTLWCQFALILVLSFAAKSIMKHITEVPRPYTHELAALKLVDSAPAFYQLSADQKELVIEQAKENVSEWRIRHWEGETNYSLPSGHTIFVAVCIVFWGGFLLRNRGYLPITLLFTWGLGVAMSRIWLGMHWPTDLIASTFCAGLLYLFIPEPIKNGSQG, encoded by the coding sequence ATGTTACGCACCCAACTACAACGTAAAATACCTGGCTACAAGGTGCTTGGTTTATTCACTTTGATACTGCTAGCACTATTAGCATTATTTCCCTCGCCTTCTTTAGTTGCTCCAGCAAATGACAGTACAGGTTTTATTTTTACTCTGCTTTCAAGTTCGGCAGGTAATCCATGGTTTATTATCACAGTCGCCATGTTATGCCTTCTGCCATTAGCTTATAAAAAAGATAAAAAAACCTGCCTAACCTTATGGTGTCAATTTGCCTTAATTTTAGTGTTAAGCTTTGCGGCCAAATCCATCATGAAGCACATTACAGAAGTGCCTCGTCCTTATACGCATGAACTTGCCGCGCTTAAGTTGGTTGACTCAGCCCCTGCGTTTTATCAATTATCAGCAGATCAAAAAGAGCTTGTTATAGAGCAGGCAAAAGAAAATGTCAGTGAATGGCGCATCCGCCACTGGGAAGGCGAAACCAACTACTCACTCCCTTCTGGTCACACTATTTTTGTTGCTGTATGCATTGTATTCTGGGGAGGTTTTTTACTTCGCAATAGGGGCTACTTACCCATTACTTTGCTATTTACTTGGGGGTTAGGTGTCGCTATGAGTCGAATCTGGCTTGGTATGCACTGGCCTACAGACCTAATTGCCTCGACTTTCTGCGCAGGGTTACTCTACCTTTTTATACCCGAACCGATAAAAAATGGCTCGCAAGGGTAA
- the nagE gene encoding N-acetylglucosamine-specific PTS transporter subunit IIBC — protein MNILGYFQKLGKALMLPIAVLPVAGLLLRFGQPDLLDVAFMAQGGQAIFDNIALLFAMGVAAGLSKDGSAAAAIAAVVGHLVMLAALGSMNADIDPSVAGGIIVGITAGHLYNRFYMIKLPDFLGFFAGKRFVPIITGLVSLGLAISFSLIWPPIQSAINILGEWMLGSGVAGTFTYGFANRLLIPFGLHHILNTMVWFVFGEYNGVTGEISRFWAEDPQAGLMLAGFFPIMMFGLPAAAAAFYYCAKPENKARVAGMLASVAFTAFLTGITEPLEFLFMFLAPALYVVHAIFMGISLVIAYLLDVHLVFSFSAGLIDYILNFNAPAALNAWKLIPVGLAFSVLYFVTFTFAIKKFDLKTPGREDETDNEGALESNVQPSELAQAYLVALGGKANLTDIDACITRLRLTVLDRSKVNDAKVKALGAKGIVNVGEKNVQVVLGPQAEMIATEMKQL, from the coding sequence ATGAATATACTTGGCTACTTTCAAAAACTCGGTAAGGCATTGATGTTGCCTATCGCAGTCCTACCTGTCGCAGGCTTGCTATTGCGATTTGGTCAACCCGATTTACTTGATGTGGCATTCATGGCTCAAGGTGGCCAAGCTATTTTCGATAATATTGCCTTACTTTTTGCTATGGGTGTTGCGGCCGGTTTATCAAAAGATGGCTCGGCAGCTGCGGCTATTGCCGCTGTTGTTGGGCATCTAGTGATGCTGGCTGCATTGGGTTCGATGAATGCAGATATTGATCCTAGCGTCGCTGGTGGGATCATCGTAGGTATTACGGCGGGGCATTTGTATAACCGTTTTTACATGATCAAATTACCAGACTTTTTAGGCTTCTTCGCTGGTAAACGTTTTGTTCCCATCATTACAGGTCTTGTTTCCTTAGGTTTAGCGATTTCATTTAGCCTTATTTGGCCTCCTATTCAGAGCGCAATTAATATATTGGGAGAGTGGATGCTCGGGAGTGGTGTCGCAGGTACGTTCACCTATGGCTTTGCTAACCGATTACTGATCCCTTTTGGTTTGCATCATATATTAAATACTATGGTGTGGTTTGTGTTTGGCGAATATAACGGTGTAACAGGTGAAATATCGCGTTTTTGGGCAGAAGACCCACAGGCTGGATTAATGCTAGCAGGCTTCTTCCCAATTATGATGTTTGGTTTACCCGCTGCTGCTGCTGCATTTTACTACTGTGCTAAGCCTGAAAATAAAGCCCGTGTTGCAGGCATGCTAGCCAGTGTTGCATTTACTGCGTTTTTAACCGGGATCACCGAGCCACTTGAATTTCTATTTATGTTCTTGGCACCAGCCTTGTATGTGGTGCATGCCATCTTTATGGGAATAAGCTTGGTTATTGCTTACCTATTGGACGTGCATTTAGTCTTTAGTTTTTCAGCGGGTTTGATTGATTATATTTTGAACTTTAATGCACCAGCTGCACTCAACGCGTGGAAATTAATACCAGTCGGGTTAGCTTTTTCGGTGCTGTATTTCGTGACATTCACGTTTGCGATTAAAAAGTTTGATCTGAAAACGCCAGGTCGAGAAGATGAAACCGATAACGAAGGTGCATTGGAATCTAATGTACAGCCTAGTGAGCTAGCTCAAGCTTATTTAGTCGCTCTTGGTGGTAAAGCAAACCTGACCGATATTGACGCATGTATTACACGCTTGCGCTTAACGGTGCTCGATCGAAGTAAAGTGAATGATGCCAAAGTGAAGGCCCTAGGCGCGAAAGGTATCGTAAATGTGGGTGAGAAGAACGTGCAAGTGGTTCTTGGGCCACAAGCTGAAATGATAGCGACAGAAATGAAACAATTGTAA
- a CDS encoding bifunctional molybdopterin-guanine dinucleotide biosynthesis adaptor protein MobB/molybdopterin molybdotransferase MoeA, with protein MSQISASLPLLGFAAFSGTGKTTLLEAMLPKLVERGIRIAVIKHAHHNFDIDQEGKDSYRLRKAGASQMLISSRYRRALVTETPEEEANLPHLISQLDQTALDLILVEGFKKLDFPKIELHREEVGKPWLHPDDSNIIAVAANIPANTHLPQMDINNLDQITDFVVNFAQGTLEKPSLDCSDVNNSDMLSVDEGRAKILDQIVTLPREVAVSLENALGQIVAQDILSPVNVPQHTNSAMDGYAIRGSDCELESFTVVGQVMAGHCYDKPLEAGQAVRIMTGAPVPQGADTVIMREQAEQTDDLVRFDTTQFGIKKGQNVRQAGEDLALGQVAIAAGSVITAPEVGMIASLGLNNVTITQPLKVAIFSTGDEVQQPGETQKENCIYDSNRFTLQAMLSKIGCKVIDFGIIEDNETSLQTTLNAASEQADMILSSGGVSVGDADYIKTVLDALGQINFWRINMRPGRPLAFGQIKDTPFFGLPGNPVAVIVAFLQFVEPALRKMQGCNWQPTCYTAIATEKLRSRPGRTEYTRGIYQLDANGRLTVQSTGQQGSGILRSMSEANCLIEILPEQPNAEVGDKVRVIPLTGRI; from the coding sequence ATGAGTCAAATTAGCGCTTCTTTACCTTTACTGGGCTTTGCGGCCTTTAGTGGAACAGGCAAAACGACGTTATTAGAAGCTATGCTGCCAAAACTGGTTGAGCGTGGCATTCGTATTGCCGTGATTAAACATGCTCACCATAACTTCGATATCGATCAAGAAGGTAAAGACAGCTACCGTTTACGCAAAGCTGGTGCTTCTCAGATGTTGATTTCTTCGCGCTACCGCCGAGCCTTAGTCACTGAAACGCCAGAAGAAGAAGCTAACCTTCCTCACCTCATTTCCCAATTAGATCAAACCGCACTGGATTTGATTTTGGTTGAAGGATTTAAAAAACTCGACTTCCCAAAAATTGAATTGCACCGTGAAGAAGTCGGCAAACCTTGGCTACACCCTGACGACAGCAATATTATCGCCGTTGCCGCTAACATCCCTGCAAACACACATCTACCGCAAATGGACATCAACAATCTCGATCAGATCACTGATTTTGTTGTCAATTTTGCTCAAGGCACGTTAGAAAAACCGAGCCTAGATTGCAGTGATGTAAACAATAGCGACATGTTATCGGTTGACGAAGGTCGTGCTAAGATTTTAGATCAAATCGTAACGTTGCCTCGTGAAGTCGCTGTATCGCTTGAAAATGCGCTGGGACAGATTGTCGCACAAGATATTTTATCACCAGTAAATGTTCCACAGCACACGAATTCAGCAATGGATGGCTATGCGATTCGAGGATCTGACTGCGAGCTAGAATCTTTCACTGTTGTCGGTCAAGTGATGGCTGGCCATTGCTATGACAAGCCACTTGAAGCAGGCCAAGCTGTTCGTATTATGACTGGCGCACCCGTGCCCCAAGGTGCTGACACCGTAATTATGCGTGAACAGGCAGAACAAACAGACGACCTTGTGCGCTTTGATACCACTCAATTTGGCATTAAAAAAGGACAAAACGTACGTCAAGCAGGAGAAGACCTCGCATTAGGCCAAGTCGCCATCGCTGCTGGCAGTGTAATTACAGCTCCAGAGGTCGGTATGATTGCCTCTTTGGGCCTTAATAACGTCACCATCACGCAACCACTAAAAGTTGCTATATTCTCAACAGGCGATGAAGTACAGCAACCCGGTGAGACACAAAAAGAAAACTGTATTTACGATTCTAACCGCTTCACCCTGCAAGCAATGCTTTCTAAAATTGGCTGTAAGGTGATTGACTTCGGTATCATTGAAGACAACGAAACATCACTTCAAACCACGCTGAATGCGGCGAGCGAACAAGCTGATATGATTTTATCATCTGGTGGTGTTTCTGTAGGCGATGCGGACTACATCAAAACTGTGCTTGATGCTTTAGGTCAAATAAACTTCTGGCGTATCAACATGCGTCCTGGCCGCCCACTCGCGTTCGGTCAAATTAAAGACACACCATTTTTCGGATTACCGGGTAACCCTGTCGCTGTCATCGTCGCTTTCTTACAGTTTGTAGAGCCAGCACTACGCAAGATGCAAGGTTGTAATTGGCAACCAACTTGCTACACAGCGATTGCCACAGAAAAACTGCGTTCACGCCCTGGCCGTACTGAATATACTCGTGGAATTTACCAACTCGATGCCAATGGACGACTCACGGTACAATCAACAGGACAACAAGGCTCGGGGATTTTACGCTCAATGAGTGAAGCGAATTGTTTGATAGAAATTTTGCCGGAACAGCCAAATGCGGAAGTTGGTGACAAGGTCAGAGTGATCCCATTAACGGGTCGAATTTAA